From the Comamonas odontotermitis genome, one window contains:
- a CDS encoding IclR family transcriptional regulator domain-containing protein, whose product MKDDDQTLRPSDSYVQSFARGLEVIRSFGAAAPRQTLTEVADATGLTRAGARRILLTLHTLGYVRMEGRAFELTPKILDLGFAYLTSMPMWHSAQPVMDALVEQVHESCSIAVLDGQDVVYVMRVHTHKIMSTNLGIGSRLPAFWTSLGRVLLAELPAHELQHLLETRDRSQFTRLTVQDDDALLAQIGQVRVQGWCLLNQELEEGLTSVAAPIRNAAGKVVAAMNISGQANRTTPEIMRQELLPQLLQAAGRVSALLGYRAGSGATRAGAVRR is encoded by the coding sequence ATGAAAGACGACGACCAGACCCTCCGCCCCAGTGACAGCTACGTGCAATCCTTTGCGCGCGGGCTGGAAGTGATCCGCAGCTTTGGTGCTGCCGCGCCGCGCCAGACGCTCACGGAGGTGGCGGACGCCACGGGCCTGACCCGCGCGGGCGCACGCCGCATCCTGCTGACGCTGCACACCCTGGGCTACGTGCGCATGGAAGGCCGGGCATTCGAGCTGACGCCGAAAATTCTCGATCTCGGCTTTGCCTACCTGACATCCATGCCGATGTGGCACAGCGCCCAGCCGGTGATGGACGCGCTGGTGGAGCAGGTGCATGAATCCTGCTCCATCGCGGTGCTGGACGGGCAGGACGTGGTGTACGTGATGCGCGTGCATACCCACAAGATCATGAGCACCAACCTGGGCATCGGCTCGCGCCTGCCTGCGTTCTGGACGTCGCTGGGACGCGTGCTGCTGGCCGAACTGCCCGCGCACGAGCTGCAGCATTTGCTTGAAACACGCGACCGCAGCCAGTTCACCCGCTTGACGGTGCAGGACGACGATGCGCTGCTGGCACAGATTGGCCAGGTACGCGTGCAGGGCTGGTGCCTGCTGAACCAGGAGCTGGAGGAGGGCCTGACCTCGGTCGCAGCCCCCATCCGCAATGCAGCAGGCAAGGTGGTTGCTGCGATGAACATCAGCGGCCAGGCCAACCGCACCACGCCCGAGATCATGCGCCAGGAGTTGCTGCCACAGCTGCTTCAGGCGGCTGGGCGCGTGTCGGCGCTGCTGGGCTACCGGGCTGGATCCGGTGCGACGCGGGCGGGAGCGGTGCGGCGCTGA
- a CDS encoding LysR family transcriptional regulator, which produces MNSERLPPLKSLQAFEAVARTGSVVRAADALHVTQGAVSKQLRQLEEALGVALFERRNRGVHLTAAGQQLHQACTQALQTLAQAVDAVRAPVATRPLVLSCEPTLAMHWLIPRLPQLQAACAGVQLHLVAGGGAVDFGRDGIDLALRRNDFALQPHWQVHAVAPEYMGPVAQPALAQHWLLPDSAGAKPSAARVALHSATRPQAWANWWAGSPAGNRPADLPQRMVLEHFYLCLQAAISGLGVALASVYMADAAVQAGSLVAPLGWRADGSGYVLIHARGLEDARTAQVHAWLQQAMAQTLGQNGLAP; this is translated from the coding sequence ATGAATTCGGAGCGCCTTCCACCGTTGAAAAGCCTGCAGGCCTTTGAGGCAGTGGCGCGCACGGGGTCTGTGGTGCGGGCGGCAGACGCCTTGCACGTGACGCAAGGTGCCGTCAGCAAGCAGTTGCGGCAATTGGAAGAGGCGTTGGGCGTGGCCTTGTTCGAGCGGCGCAACCGGGGCGTACACCTCACCGCTGCTGGCCAGCAACTGCACCAGGCCTGCACGCAGGCGCTGCAGACCCTGGCACAGGCTGTGGATGCCGTGCGCGCGCCTGTAGCCACGCGTCCGCTGGTGCTGTCGTGCGAGCCAACCTTGGCCATGCACTGGCTCATTCCCCGTCTGCCGCAATTGCAGGCGGCGTGCGCTGGCGTGCAATTGCACCTGGTGGCGGGCGGTGGTGCGGTGGATTTTGGGCGGGATGGCATCGACCTCGCCCTGCGCCGCAACGATTTTGCGCTGCAGCCGCATTGGCAGGTGCATGCCGTTGCGCCGGAATACATGGGGCCGGTGGCCCAGCCAGCGCTTGCACAACATTGGTTATTGCCTGATTCGGCGGGTGCAAAGCCTTCTGCCGCACGCGTGGCCCTCCATTCCGCCACGCGCCCGCAGGCATGGGCCAACTGGTGGGCTGGCAGCCCGGCGGGCAACCGCCCGGCAGACCTGCCGCAACGCATGGTGCTGGAGCATTTCTATCTGTGCCTGCAGGCCGCCATCAGCGGTTTGGGTGTGGCCTTGGCGTCGGTGTACATGGCCGATGCCGCCGTGCAGGCAGGTAGCCTGGTGGCCCCGCTGGGCTGGCGCGCAGATGGCTCCGGCTATGTGCTGATCCATGCGCGCGGGCTGGAAGATGCGCGTACCGCGCAGGTACATGCCTGGCTGCAGCAGGCGATGGCGCAGACACTGGGGCAGAACGGGCTTGCGCCGTAA
- a CDS encoding deoxyguanosinetriphosphate triphosphohydrolase, producing the protein MQAVDSSPVWTEAELAPYACYSHLSKGRIHAQDAAPTRSEFQRDRDRIVHSSAFRRLVYKTQVFLNHEGDLFRTRLTHSIEVAQLGRSIARSLRINEDLTEAICLAHDLGHTPFGHAGQDALNACMAGFGGFEHNLQSLRVVDDLEERYPGYSGLNLCFETREGILKHCSAANARKLEAREPGGVGHRFLVGGQPALEAQLANLADEITYNAHDVDDGVRSGLITVEQLMEIPLFARYADEAVREHPQLQESNWQRRWLYETIRRLLSEQVYDVIRNTGAALQAAQPASADAVRALPPLVGFSDAMRAESAALKRFLFQNLYRHPQVVDTTSRAKIVVRELFDIYLARPQEMKPRYAARAQGLELAHCARVVADFIAGMTDRYALREHERLTGKQLLTE; encoded by the coding sequence ATGCAGGCCGTAGATTCATCTCCCGTATGGACCGAGGCCGAGCTTGCGCCGTATGCCTGCTATTCGCACCTCAGCAAGGGCCGCATCCATGCGCAGGATGCCGCGCCCACGCGCAGCGAGTTTCAGCGCGACCGCGACCGCATCGTGCATTCCTCTGCGTTTCGCCGCTTGGTCTACAAGACCCAGGTGTTCCTGAACCACGAAGGCGACCTGTTTCGGACAAGGCTGACCCATTCGATCGAGGTGGCTCAGCTGGGCCGTTCCATTGCGCGCTCACTGCGCATCAACGAAGACCTGACCGAAGCCATTTGCCTAGCACACGACCTGGGGCACACGCCATTTGGCCACGCTGGGCAGGATGCACTCAACGCTTGCATGGCAGGCTTTGGCGGTTTTGAGCACAACCTGCAGAGCCTGCGCGTGGTGGACGATCTGGAAGAGCGCTACCCCGGCTACAGCGGCCTCAATCTGTGTTTTGAAACGCGCGAGGGTATCTTGAAGCACTGCTCTGCCGCCAACGCCCGCAAGCTGGAGGCGCGGGAGCCCGGTGGCGTAGGCCATCGCTTTCTGGTGGGCGGGCAGCCCGCGCTGGAGGCGCAACTGGCCAACCTCGCCGACGAGATCACCTACAACGCACATGATGTGGATGATGGCGTGCGATCAGGGCTCATTACCGTTGAGCAACTGATGGAGATTCCGCTGTTTGCACGCTATGCGGACGAAGCGGTGCGCGAACATCCGCAACTGCAGGAGAGCAACTGGCAGCGCCGCTGGCTGTACGAGACCATTCGCCGCTTGCTCAGCGAGCAGGTGTACGACGTGATCCGCAACACGGGGGCCGCTTTGCAGGCCGCGCAGCCCGCAAGCGCAGATGCGGTGCGGGCGCTGCCGCCACTCGTTGGCTTCAGCGATGCCATGCGCGCGGAATCTGCAGCGCTCAAGCGCTTTCTGTTTCAAAACCTCTACCGCCATCCCCAGGTGGTGGACACCACCAGCCGCGCCAAGATCGTGGTGCGCGAGCTGTTTGATATCTACCTGGCCCGGCCCCAGGAGATGAAGCCGCGCTATGCCGCGCGGGCCCAGGGCCTGGAGCTAGCCCACTGCGCGCGCGTGGTAGCCGATTTCATCGCTGGCATGACAGACCGCTATGCCCTGCGTGAGCATGAGCGCTTGACCGGCAAGCAGCTATTGACGGAATAG
- the pcaF gene encoding 3-oxoadipyl-CoA thiolase, with product MTDAFICDAIRTPFGRYGGALSGVRTDDLGAAPIKALMERNPGVDWKAVTDVIYGCANQAGEDNRNVAHMSSLLAGLPVDVPGATINRLCGSGLDAIGTAARAIKAGEARLMIAGGVESMSRAPFVMPKAESAFSRSNAVYDTTIGWRFINKQMKAQYGVDSMPETAENVADDFKIEREAQDRMALTSQQKAAAAIAAGYLAQEIVNVVLPQKKGDPIVVSQDEHPRATTIEALAKLKGVVREGGTVTAGNASGVNDGACALLLANAEAAKQYGLTPKARVVGMATAGVAPRIMGFGPAPAVRKVLQLTGLTLDQMDVIELNEAFAAQGLAVLRDLGLADDDKRVNQWGGAIALGHPLGASGARLATTAVNQLHTLGGRYALCTMCIGVGQGIAVILEKV from the coding sequence ATGACCGACGCATTTATCTGCGATGCCATCCGCACCCCTTTTGGCCGCTACGGCGGCGCGCTCTCCGGCGTGCGCACCGATGACCTGGGCGCAGCGCCCATCAAGGCGCTGATGGAGCGCAACCCCGGTGTGGATTGGAAGGCCGTGACCGACGTGATCTACGGCTGCGCCAACCAGGCAGGTGAAGACAACCGCAACGTGGCCCACATGTCGAGCCTGCTGGCCGGCCTGCCCGTGGATGTGCCCGGCGCCACCATCAACCGCCTCTGCGGCTCGGGGCTGGACGCCATCGGCACTGCAGCCCGCGCCATCAAGGCGGGCGAAGCGCGCCTGATGATTGCAGGCGGTGTCGAATCGATGAGCCGCGCACCGTTTGTGATGCCCAAGGCGGAGTCCGCCTTCAGCCGCAGCAATGCGGTGTATGACACCACCATCGGCTGGCGCTTCATCAACAAGCAGATGAAGGCGCAGTACGGCGTGGACTCCATGCCCGAGACGGCAGAGAACGTCGCGGATGACTTCAAGATCGAACGCGAAGCGCAAGACCGCATGGCGCTTACATCGCAGCAAAAAGCCGCCGCCGCCATTGCCGCAGGCTACCTGGCCCAGGAAATCGTGAACGTCGTCCTCCCGCAGAAGAAGGGCGACCCCATCGTTGTGAGCCAGGACGAGCACCCCCGCGCCACCACAATCGAAGCGCTCGCCAAGCTCAAAGGCGTGGTGCGCGAGGGCGGCACGGTAACAGCGGGCAATGCATCGGGTGTGAACGACGGCGCCTGCGCCCTGCTGCTGGCCAACGCCGAAGCCGCCAAACAATACGGACTGACCCCCAAGGCGCGCGTGGTGGGCATGGCCACTGCCGGCGTGGCGCCGCGCATCATGGGTTTTGGCCCGGCACCTGCAGTGCGCAAGGTGCTGCAGCTCACGGGCCTGACCCTGGACCAGATGGACGTGATCGAACTGAACGAAGCCTTTGCCGCGCAAGGCCTGGCCGTGCTGCGCGATCTGGGCCTGGCCGATGACGACAAGCGCGTCAACCAGTGGGGCGGCGCGATTGCCCTGGGCCACCCGCTGGGCGCATCGGGCGCGCGCCTGGCGACCACGGCAGTCAACCAGCTGCACACGCTGGGCGGCCGCTACGCGCTGTGCACCATGTGCATTGGCGTGGGCCAGGGTATTGCGGTGATTCTGGAAAAGGTCTGA
- the aroB gene encoding 3-dehydroquinate synthase, whose amino-acid sequence MTETVHIDLGDRSYPIVIAGGAMSLADTFAACPKAAQALIVSNETVAPLYAERLQRALSGRYPQVQVLQLPDGEAHKNWHTLQAIFDALLQSGADRKTVLFALGGGVVGDMTGFAAASFMRGVPFVQVPTTLLSQVDSSVGGKTGINHPLGKNMIGAFYQPQLVVCDLDSLDTLPARELSAGLAEVIKYGPIADMAFMDWLEANMDALMARDKQALAHAVRRSCEIKADVVSKDEKEADLRAILNFGHTFGHAIEAGMGYGVWLHGEGVGAGMVMAAELSQRLGLVDSAFVQRLRVLIERAGLPVRGAILDTQDNAGRYLQLMRLDKKSQAGAIRFVLIDGPGKAVVREAPDALVREVIDTCCAA is encoded by the coding sequence GTGACCGAAACTGTCCATATCGATCTGGGTGATCGTTCCTATCCCATCGTGATTGCTGGTGGCGCCATGTCGTTGGCAGACACGTTTGCGGCCTGTCCCAAGGCGGCACAGGCGCTGATTGTCAGCAATGAAACTGTGGCACCGTTGTATGCCGAGCGGCTGCAGCGCGCGCTTTCAGGCCGCTATCCGCAGGTGCAGGTGCTGCAGTTGCCCGATGGTGAAGCGCACAAGAACTGGCACACCCTGCAAGCCATTTTCGATGCCTTGCTGCAAAGCGGTGCCGATCGCAAGACGGTCCTGTTTGCACTCGGTGGTGGCGTGGTGGGGGACATGACGGGCTTCGCTGCCGCGAGCTTCATGCGCGGAGTGCCTTTTGTGCAGGTTCCAACCACGTTGCTGTCCCAGGTGGATTCATCGGTGGGGGGCAAGACCGGCATCAACCATCCGCTGGGCAAGAACATGATTGGTGCGTTCTACCAGCCCCAACTGGTGGTGTGCGATCTCGATTCGCTCGATACCTTGCCTGCGCGCGAGCTGAGCGCCGGGCTGGCAGAAGTGATCAAGTATGGGCCGATCGCCGATATGGCCTTCATGGATTGGCTGGAAGCGAACATGGATGCGCTGATGGCACGCGACAAGCAAGCCCTGGCCCATGCCGTGCGCCGCAGTTGCGAGATCAAGGCCGACGTCGTCTCCAAGGACGAGAAGGAAGCCGATCTGCGCGCCATTTTGAACTTTGGCCATACGTTTGGCCATGCCATCGAAGCGGGCATGGGCTATGGCGTGTGGCTGCATGGCGAAGGCGTAGGGGCCGGCATGGTGATGGCCGCTGAGCTGTCGCAGCGCCTTGGCCTGGTGGATTCCGCTTTTGTGCAGCGCCTGCGGGTCTTGATCGAGAGGGCAGGGCTGCCGGTACGGGGGGCCATTCTGGATACGCAGGACAATGCCGGGCGCTACCTGCAGCTGATGCGCCTGGACAAGAAATCGCAGGCGGGCGCCATCCGCTTTGTATTGATTGATGGCCCGGGCAAAGCCGTGGTGCGCGAGGCGCCTGATGCGTTGGTGCGCGAAGTCATCGATACCTGCTGCGCGGCATGA
- a CDS encoding 3-oxoacid CoA-transferase subunit A, with product MINKISDSVAESLSKVQDGSTVLIGGFGTAGIPSVLIDGLIAQGARELTVVNNNAGNGDTGLAALLKTGAVRKIICSFPRQVDSYVFDGLYRSGKIELEVVPQGNLAERMRAAGAGIGAFFCPTAYGTELAAGKETREINGRHYVLEYPIYGDVALIKAEQGDRWGNLTYRKSARNFGPVMAAAAKYTVATVHEIVELGTLDPEAVVTPGIYVNQVIKIDRVATQAVGIKQAA from the coding sequence ATGATCAACAAGATTTCGGACTCGGTGGCCGAATCGCTCAGCAAGGTCCAGGACGGCTCGACGGTGCTGATCGGCGGTTTTGGCACAGCCGGCATTCCCTCGGTACTGATCGACGGGCTGATCGCCCAGGGCGCGCGCGAGCTGACCGTGGTGAACAACAACGCGGGCAATGGCGACACGGGCCTGGCAGCCCTGCTCAAGACGGGCGCTGTGCGCAAGATCATCTGCAGCTTTCCGCGCCAGGTGGACAGCTATGTGTTTGACGGGCTGTACCGCAGCGGCAAGATCGAACTGGAAGTCGTGCCCCAGGGCAATCTGGCCGAGCGCATGCGCGCAGCAGGTGCCGGCATTGGCGCCTTTTTCTGCCCTACGGCCTACGGCACCGAGCTGGCAGCAGGCAAGGAAACGCGCGAGATCAATGGCAGGCACTACGTGCTCGAATACCCCATCTACGGCGATGTGGCCCTCATCAAGGCCGAACAAGGCGACCGTTGGGGCAATCTCACCTACCGCAAATCGGCGCGCAATTTCGGCCCGGTGATGGCGGCAGCGGCCAAGTACACCGTGGCCACCGTGCACGAGATTGTGGAGCTGGGCACGCTGGACCCGGAAGCCGTCGTCACCCCCGGCATCTATGTCAACCAGGTGATCAAGATCGACCGCGTGGCCACGCAGGCCGTCGGCATCAAACAGGCTGCCTGA
- a CDS encoding shikimate kinase: MSSVIAFIGLPGSGKSTIGRQLARNWGVEFVDSDLVLERRLGCAIKDFFAAHGEQAFRDAEAEVLADLARGQSACVLSTGGGAVLRAENRAVLHANTTVFYLQSSPEDIARRLRNDTSRPLLQGEDPLKRLRDLLAVRAPLYEETAHFVIDTVRCSTAQVVRKVTMQAELAGVVPMAGAATKS, translated from the coding sequence ATGTCTTCTGTTATTGCGTTCATTGGTCTGCCGGGATCTGGAAAATCCACAATTGGCCGTCAGCTCGCCCGCAATTGGGGCGTGGAGTTTGTGGATTCAGATCTTGTGTTGGAGCGTCGTCTGGGCTGCGCCATCAAGGATTTTTTTGCAGCGCATGGCGAGCAGGCTTTCAGGGATGCGGAAGCGGAAGTTCTTGCCGATCTTGCGCGTGGGCAGTCAGCCTGTGTGCTGTCAACGGGGGGGGGAGCGGTGCTGCGAGCTGAGAACCGCGCCGTGTTGCATGCAAATACTACGGTTTTCTATTTGCAATCCAGCCCTGAAGACATTGCCCGCCGCCTGCGAAATGACACCAGCAGGCCGTTGCTGCAGGGCGAAGATCCGCTCAAGCGCTTGCGAGATTTGTTGGCGGTGCGCGCGCCTTTGTATGAGGAGACAGCGCATTTCGTCATTGACACCGTGCGCTGCTCGACCGCGCAGGTGGTGCGCAAAGTGACAATGCAGGCCGAGCTCGCGGGCGTGGTTCCCATGGCAGGGGCGGCAACGAAGTCGTAG
- a CDS encoding LysE family translocator: MEWLAVISITILAVISPGPDFAMVTRCSLLYGKRIGMLVAWGIALGVQVHVCYSMLGVAWLLQHSPAWFTAFKLVGAAYLVWVGWQTLHSPALPAAVDGPEGNHSPAQTSTMGPWAAVRTGFFTNALNPKTTLFVVSVFSQVVQPGAPSWVLVGYGLFISVAHGAWFTAVACVLATPAIRNRVLQKAQWLNRGIGAVLMAMGIALALAR; encoded by the coding sequence ATGGAATGGCTCGCAGTGATCAGCATCACTATTTTGGCAGTCATCAGCCCCGGGCCCGATTTTGCGATGGTGACGCGCTGTAGCCTGCTGTATGGCAAGCGCATCGGCATGCTGGTGGCCTGGGGCATTGCCCTGGGGGTGCAGGTGCATGTGTGCTACAGCATGCTGGGCGTGGCTTGGCTGCTGCAGCATTCGCCCGCGTGGTTTACGGCCTTCAAGCTGGTCGGCGCAGCCTACCTGGTTTGGGTGGGCTGGCAGACTTTGCACAGCCCTGCTCTGCCCGCAGCGGTGGATGGGCCTGAAGGCAACCACAGCCCGGCGCAGACCAGTACCATGGGGCCCTGGGCAGCAGTGCGCACCGGCTTTTTCACCAATGCGCTGAACCCCAAGACCACCTTGTTTGTGGTGAGCGTCTTCTCGCAGGTGGTTCAACCGGGCGCGCCGTCATGGGTGCTGGTGGGCTACGGCCTGTTCATCTCTGTCGCGCATGGCGCGTGGTTCACGGCGGTGGCCTGTGTGCTGGCCACACCGGCGATCCGCAATCGCGTGCTGCAGAAGGCGCAATGGCTCAACCGGGGCATTGGTGCCGTCTTGATGGCCATGGGCATCGCACTGGCCTTGGCGCGCTGA
- a CDS encoding DUF1415 domain-containing protein → MTDDHATPAQGTSMHEVVIADTVNWLEKAVIGLNLCPFAKGVHVKGQIHYTVSDADDVEGVAQALHRELEALAEANPEKRDTTLLILPYALHDFLDFNEFLELADDMIDELDLGGILQVASFHPLYQFEGTDVDDVTNCTNRSPYPTLHLLREDSIDKAVEVFPEAESIYEKNMDTLDQLGLEGWLDLGVGARCPFPHKESQKNAAAGNADDQKAD, encoded by the coding sequence ATGACCGATGATCACGCGACGCCTGCGCAAGGCACATCCATGCACGAAGTCGTGATTGCCGACACCGTGAACTGGCTGGAGAAGGCGGTGATCGGCCTCAACCTGTGCCCGTTTGCCAAGGGCGTGCATGTCAAAGGGCAGATCCATTACACCGTCAGCGACGCCGACGACGTGGAGGGCGTGGCCCAGGCACTACACCGCGAACTGGAGGCCCTGGCCGAGGCCAACCCCGAAAAGCGCGACACCACCTTGCTGATCCTGCCGTATGCGCTGCACGATTTTCTGGATTTCAACGAATTCCTGGAGCTGGCAGACGACATGATCGACGAGCTGGATCTGGGCGGCATTCTGCAGGTAGCGTCATTCCATCCGCTCTACCAGTTCGAGGGGACGGACGTGGACGATGTGACCAACTGCACCAACCGCTCGCCGTATCCCACCTTGCACCTGCTGCGCGAAGACAGCATCGACAAGGCCGTCGAAGTGTTTCCCGAGGCGGAGTCGATCTACGAAAAGAACATGGACACGCTCGATCAACTGGGCCTCGAAGGCTGGCTGGATCTGGGTGTGGGTGCGCGTTGCCCCTTTCCTCACAAGGAATCGCAAAAAAATGCCGCAGCAGGCAATGCCGACGATCAGAAAGCCGATTGA
- a CDS encoding 3-oxoacid CoA-transferase subunit B: MSSYQKRTKDELAARVAQDIHDGAYVNLGIGQPTAVANHIPKDREVILQSENGILGMGPAPAAGEEDYDLTNAGKQPVTLLAGGCYFHHADSFAMMRGGHLDICVLGAFQVAENGDLANWSTGEPGAIPAVGGAMDLAIGAKQTWVMMDLLTKKGESKIVKQCSYPLTGIGCVKRIYTDVATIEVTPQGLKLIDTVAGLDKPALEEMIGLRLI, translated from the coding sequence ATGAGCAGCTACCAAAAACGCACCAAGGATGAGCTGGCCGCACGTGTGGCGCAGGACATCCATGACGGCGCCTACGTCAACCTCGGCATCGGGCAGCCGACCGCGGTTGCCAACCACATTCCCAAAGACCGCGAAGTGATTCTGCAGTCGGAAAACGGCATCCTCGGCATGGGGCCCGCCCCGGCGGCTGGCGAGGAAGACTACGACCTGACCAATGCCGGCAAGCAGCCCGTGACGCTGCTGGCGGGTGGCTGCTACTTTCACCATGCCGACAGCTTTGCGATGATGCGCGGCGGCCACCTCGACATCTGCGTGCTCGGCGCTTTCCAGGTGGCCGAAAACGGCGACCTGGCCAACTGGAGCACCGGCGAGCCCGGCGCCATTCCCGCCGTGGGCGGCGCGATGGATCTGGCCATTGGTGCCAAGCAGACCTGGGTGATGATGGATCTGCTCACCAAGAAGGGCGAGAGCAAGATCGTCAAGCAATGCAGCTACCCGCTCACCGGCATCGGCTGCGTCAAGCGCATCTACACCGATGTGGCAACGATCGAAGTCACGCCCCAGGGCCTCAAGCTCATCGACACCGTGGCCGGGCTGGACAAGCCCGCGCTGGAAGAGATGATCGGCCTGCGCCTGATCTAA
- a CDS encoding class I SAM-dependent methyltransferase produces MTKTKPQRDVNTAGKKQPVVQDIAEQLGLKPGQSIELLKALHILTRDGKMNQDSRRKLKQVYHLYQFIEPLLAELSQNEHAVSLADHGAGKSYLGFILYDLFFKQLGRGRIYGIETRAPLVDASQQLAADLGFERMAFLNMSVADSTRADTMPERFDIVTALHACDTATDDAIAFGLEKKARAMVLVPCCQAEVAACLRQNKALQLSRTPLAELWRHPIHTREIGSQITNVLRCLYLESQGYQVTVTELVGWEHSMKNELILARYTGQKKRSAAERLQQLLAEFGLDTLLQHRYPLPVAADIQQA; encoded by the coding sequence ATGACAAAGACCAAGCCCCAGCGTGACGTGAACACCGCTGGCAAAAAGCAGCCTGTGGTGCAGGACATTGCCGAGCAACTGGGTCTCAAGCCCGGGCAGTCGATCGAACTGCTCAAGGCGCTGCACATCCTCACGCGCGACGGCAAGATGAACCAGGATTCGCGCCGCAAGCTCAAGCAGGTCTACCACCTCTACCAATTCATCGAGCCCCTGCTGGCCGAGCTGTCGCAGAACGAGCACGCCGTGAGCCTGGCCGACCACGGCGCGGGCAAGTCCTACCTGGGCTTCATCCTGTACGACCTGTTCTTCAAGCAACTGGGTCGCGGTCGCATTTACGGCATTGAAACGCGCGCCCCCCTGGTTGATGCGTCGCAACAGCTGGCCGCAGACCTGGGATTTGAGCGCATGGCGTTTTTGAACATGTCGGTGGCCGATTCCACCCGTGCCGACACCATGCCTGAGCGCTTCGACATCGTGACCGCCCTGCATGCCTGCGATACCGCCACCGACGATGCCATTGCCTTCGGCCTGGAGAAAAAGGCCCGGGCCATGGTGCTGGTGCCCTGCTGCCAGGCCGAGGTGGCAGCCTGCCTGCGCCAGAACAAGGCGTTGCAGCTGTCGCGCACGCCGCTGGCCGAACTGTGGCGCCACCCCATTCACACGCGCGAGATAGGCAGCCAAATCACCAATGTGCTGCGCTGCCTGTACCTGGAAAGCCAGGGCTACCAGGTGACGGTGACCGAGCTGGTGGGCTGGGAGCACAGCATGAAGAACGAGTTGATTCTGGCGCGCTACACCGGCCAGAAAAAGCGCAGCGCGGCCGAGCGGCTGCAGCAGTTGCTTGCTGAGTTTGGCCTCGATACCTTGCTGCAGCACCGCTACCCTTTGCCAGTTGCTGCAGATATCCAGCAAGCATAG